The following coding sequences lie in one Deltaproteobacteria bacterium genomic window:
- a CDS encoding tetratricopeptide repeat protein: MSDREPTHARGDGGPAMTRVPLEAACRQAFDEVIARRPGDAARLDAMIAAVLAPTAPPAQAGAIVRAGPVIVGVALGSALAWGLGHHATGSIAPIARVAPQLDAAPADDAAPQLDAAPARVHHDPRAPQDPRAPHEPLLAEAPARATRPAAVNVDTPTSAMTDGPTASARASSRSRERSPERTRPAASVVPASASELLERANAARRRAEFVRADEIYAELEREHPGSREANVGRVSHGRLLLDQLGRPDAAAVAFATYLAENPAGNLAAEARVGRARALDAAGRRDEAREAWRDLLRAHPNSIHADRARRALAE, translated from the coding sequence ATGAGTGATCGCGAACCCACCCACGCGCGGGGAGACGGCGGCCCCGCGATGACCCGCGTACCCCTGGAGGCCGCGTGCCGGCAGGCGTTCGACGAGGTCATCGCCCGTCGGCCGGGCGACGCCGCGCGCCTCGATGCGATGATCGCCGCCGTGCTCGCGCCGACAGCTCCGCCGGCGCAAGCTGGCGCGATCGTGCGAGCCGGCCCCGTGATCGTCGGCGTCGCCCTGGGCAGTGCGCTGGCGTGGGGTCTCGGCCATCACGCGACGGGCAGCATCGCGCCCATCGCCCGCGTGGCGCCGCAGCTCGATGCTGCACCCGCCGACGACGCGGCGCCGCAGCTCGATGCTGCGCCCGCACGCGTCCATCACGACCCGCGGGCGCCGCAAGACCCGCGGGCGCCGCACGAGCCGCTGCTCGCCGAGGCACCTGCTCGCGCGACCCGACCCGCTGCGGTGAACGTCGACACGCCGACGAGCGCGATGACCGACGGACCCACGGCCAGCGCGAGGGCGTCGTCGCGATCGCGCGAGCGATCGCCGGAGCGAACTCGACCAGCTGCTTCGGTGGTACCCGCCTCCGCCAGCGAGCTGCTCGAGCGCGCGAACGCAGCGCGGCGGCGAGCAGAGTTCGTCCGCGCCGACGAAATCTACGCTGAACTCGAGCGCGAGCATCCGGGCTCACGGGAGGCCAACGTCGGTCGCGTGAGTCACGGGCGCCTCTTGCTCGACCAGCTCGGGCGCCCCGACGCCGCGGCGGTGGCATTCGCGACATATCTCGCCGAGAACCCGGCGGGCAACCTTGCCGCGGAGGCGCGCGTCGGTCGTGCTCGCGCGCTCGATGCCGCCGGACGCCGCGATGAGGCGCGCGAGGCTTGGCGCGACCTGCTGCGCGCACACCCGAACTCGATCCACGCCGATCGGGCTCGGCGCGCGCTCGCCGAGTGA
- a CDS encoding PQQ-binding-like beta-propeller repeat protein has translation MTDLLDRRLVTTLVFCSACSGDIGVVADTSGGTSATDATGLTTTTGTPGDSSDADSGTTAPSTADSTSTASDGTASGSESGSSSGGSGVTVTVVPTGCEGTISSEPIGIACGAECSAVFEPGTEVTLTAEPGQLEARGWSGPCAGSDQSCMFTPYDDVEVEVQLTDMRWLRALGGAADDVYGHPRVIAANDAGSVFVGGYYSGGVFQFGSPSGAPCIPAFTAGFVTKLTASYGVEQWHHCLSTVDELASAQNSVVGLAIEPSSGDVFAAGYFSHQPNVLGAVGTVDFGGGEVSCPPLDDSSSGGGIFVARYADASGAHVWSHGFCTNSFVTDSGTAAADAAGDVYVAADIGGTPVSFDLGGPSFPADADGRTLVAKYDGSDGTHLWSVDSGDWTWSHGAAIDDANGFYLVGYSWNEFTSVVSRRDATDGSLVWTKTIGGEPGSALTDIYSVDVTDDGNIVVAGFGLGTVDFGAGPVDFSDQVLDLFLAKFDAATGDVLWVRQLPCDQQGTALTWADTHIDGNGDILMTSGFSGSCDLGGGAVVSAGTKDLFITRYSADDGSLLAQRSLASMAGSDAVGEAIAVDSQDNIVFAGHLAGKASYCGDEIDTSGFDGIMFGSIKP, from the coding sequence ATGACAGACCTTCTCGATCGACGCCTGGTGACGACCCTGGTGTTCTGCAGCGCGTGCTCCGGTGACATCGGCGTCGTCGCAGACACCAGCGGGGGCACGAGTGCGACCGATGCAACTGGCCTCACGACGACCACGGGCACGCCGGGCGACTCCAGCGACGCGGACTCCGGCACGACTGCGCCGAGCACCGCAGATTCGACCAGCACCGCCAGCGATGGCACGGCGTCGGGCAGCGAGTCGGGTTCGAGCTCGGGTGGCTCCGGGGTCACCGTGACGGTGGTGCCGACCGGCTGCGAAGGGACGATCTCTTCGGAGCCGATCGGCATCGCCTGCGGTGCCGAGTGCAGTGCGGTGTTCGAGCCCGGCACGGAGGTGACGCTCACCGCCGAGCCCGGTCAGCTCGAGGCTCGCGGGTGGTCGGGGCCGTGCGCAGGCTCCGACCAGAGCTGCATGTTCACGCCCTACGACGACGTCGAGGTGGAGGTCCAGCTGACCGACATGCGGTGGCTACGGGCGCTCGGCGGGGCCGCTGACGATGTCTACGGGCACCCGCGTGTGATCGCAGCCAACGACGCCGGCAGCGTCTTCGTCGGCGGCTACTACAGCGGAGGCGTGTTCCAGTTCGGCTCGCCTTCGGGCGCGCCATGTATCCCGGCGTTCACGGCGGGTTTCGTGACCAAGCTGACCGCGTCGTACGGCGTCGAGCAGTGGCATCACTGCCTCAGCACGGTCGACGAGCTCGCCAGCGCGCAGAACTCCGTGGTCGGCCTCGCGATCGAGCCCAGCAGCGGCGATGTCTTTGCCGCCGGCTACTTCAGCCACCAGCCCAACGTCCTCGGTGCGGTCGGGACGGTCGACTTCGGTGGCGGCGAAGTCAGTTGTCCGCCGCTCGATGATTCCTCGTCCGGTGGCGGCATCTTCGTCGCACGCTACGCAGACGCCAGCGGCGCTCACGTGTGGTCCCACGGGTTCTGCACCAACTCCTTCGTCACCGACTCGGGTACGGCCGCGGCGGACGCTGCCGGTGATGTCTACGTCGCGGCCGACATCGGTGGAACTCCCGTGTCCTTCGACCTCGGCGGTCCGAGCTTTCCTGCCGATGCCGACGGCCGCACGCTCGTCGCCAAGTACGACGGCAGCGACGGCACTCACCTGTGGTCGGTGGATAGCGGCGACTGGACGTGGAGCCATGGCGCCGCGATCGACGACGCCAACGGGTTCTACCTCGTCGGCTACTCGTGGAACGAGTTCACCAGTGTGGTCAGTCGGCGCGATGCTACCGATGGGTCCCTGGTGTGGACGAAGACGATCGGTGGCGAACCCGGAAGCGCACTCACCGACATCTACAGCGTCGACGTGACCGACGATGGCAACATCGTGGTGGCCGGGTTCGGCCTGGGAACGGTCGACTTCGGTGCGGGTCCGGTCGATTTCTCGGATCAAGTCCTCGACCTCTTCCTCGCAAAGTTCGACGCCGCGACCGGCGACGTGCTGTGGGTCCGGCAGCTGCCGTGCGACCAGCAAGGGACCGCGCTCACGTGGGCCGACACCCACATCGATGGCAACGGTGACATCTTGATGACCTCGGGCTTCTCGGGCAGCTGCGATCTCGGGGGCGGGGCGGTCGTCAGCGCCGGCACGAAGGATCTCTTCATCACCCGCTACAGCGCCGACGATGGCTCGTTGCTCGCACAGCGATCGCTTGCGAGCATGGCCGGATCGGATGCCGTCGGTGAGGCGATCGCCGTCGATTCGCAGGACAATATCGTGTTCGCCGGGCACCTCGCCGGCAAGGCCAGCTACTGCGGCGACGAGATCGACACGTCCGGCTTCGACGGCATCATGTTCGGCAGCATCAAACCCTAA
- a CDS encoding alginate lyase family protein → MWISAEELLALPIEGPAWDAVLAAAQADAGTPDLSNQDQANNVRVLAKAYVCVRLDDAAMCDAVRTAVMAAIGTEDGGRTLALGRELAAYVIAADLVPLSEADDEVFRAWLSDVLDEDLDGQTLVSTHETRPNNWGTHAGASRLAAALYLGDDTQVERCATVFRGWLGDRETYAGFEYGELDWQADADAPVGINPVGASIEGHDVDGVLPDDQRRAGAFAWPPPQENYVWEALQGAVAQAVMLERHGYDAFAWQDAALERALLWLHEQANYPAAADDTWIPHVVNAFAGTSFPADVPSSPGKNLGFTDWTLAPQ, encoded by the coding sequence ATCTGGATCTCGGCCGAGGAGTTGCTGGCGCTGCCCATCGAGGGTCCGGCTTGGGATGCGGTGCTGGCTGCGGCGCAGGCCGACGCGGGCACGCCCGATCTCTCCAACCAGGATCAAGCCAACAATGTGCGAGTGCTTGCCAAGGCCTACGTCTGCGTCCGGCTCGACGACGCGGCGATGTGCGACGCCGTGCGAACGGCGGTCATGGCCGCCATCGGTACCGAGGACGGAGGCCGCACGTTGGCGCTCGGCCGCGAGCTCGCTGCCTACGTCATCGCAGCGGATCTCGTGCCGTTGTCGGAGGCCGACGACGAAGTTTTCCGCGCCTGGCTCTCGGATGTCCTCGACGAGGACCTCGATGGCCAGACGCTCGTCAGCACCCACGAGACGAGGCCCAACAACTGGGGTACGCATGCCGGCGCAAGCCGACTCGCAGCGGCGCTCTACCTCGGCGATGACACGCAGGTCGAGCGCTGCGCGACGGTGTTCCGCGGCTGGCTCGGCGATCGCGAGACCTACGCGGGCTTCGAGTACGGCGAGCTCGACTGGCAGGCTGATGCAGATGCCCCGGTCGGCATCAATCCCGTCGGAGCGTCGATCGAGGGACACGACGTCGACGGCGTCTTGCCCGACGATCAGCGACGCGCAGGTGCTTTCGCGTGGCCGCCCCCCCAGGAGAACTACGTCTGGGAAGCACTGCAGGGCGCGGTCGCGCAGGCGGTGATGCTCGAGCGCCATGGGTACGACGCCTTCGCTTGGCAGGACGCCGCGCTGGAACGCGCACTGCTGTGGCTGCACGAGCAGGCCAACTACCCGGCGGCTGCCGACGACACCTGGATCCCACACGTGGTCAACGCCTTTGCCGGCACCTCGTTCCCGGCCGATGTGCCGTCGTCGCCAGGGAAGAACCTCGGCTTCACCGACTGGACGCTCGCGCCGCAGTAG
- a CDS encoding sigma-70 family RNA polymerase sigma factor yields the protein MSIPEPAADAVAASSVADTLRATGPLVLRVCRGILHDGPDAEDAAQEALVALAKALRGFRGECSLATYATRIAMRTAMRQRALRRRLDLAHTGERPTADVPAGALPSAELRLLVTSLLDRLPREQADALALRFVLGHTPAEIAEICGAPVNTIRSRIRLARSALRSAIADHPALREDVEVDDE from the coding sequence ATGTCGATCCCAGAGCCGGCCGCGGACGCGGTGGCCGCGTCGTCCGTGGCCGACACGCTCCGCGCGACCGGCCCGCTGGTCCTGCGGGTCTGCCGCGGCATTCTGCACGACGGACCCGACGCCGAAGATGCCGCTCAGGAGGCGCTGGTCGCCCTCGCGAAGGCCCTGCGGGGGTTTCGCGGCGAGTGTTCGCTCGCCACGTACGCGACTCGCATCGCGATGCGAACCGCGATGCGTCAACGCGCCCTCCGGCGGCGCCTCGATCTCGCCCACACCGGCGAGCGTCCGACCGCCGACGTGCCGGCTGGGGCGCTCCCGAGCGCCGAGCTCCGCTTGCTCGTCACATCGCTGCTCGATCGGCTTCCGCGCGAGCAAGCCGACGCCTTGGCCCTGCGGTTCGTGCTCGGCCATACGCCGGCCGAGATCGCCGAGATCTGCGGGGCGCCGGTGAACACGATCCGCAGCAGGATCCGGCTCGCCCGGAGCGCGCTGCGGTCTGCCATCGCAGATCATCCCGCATTGCGCGAGGACGTAGAGGTCGACGATGAGTGA